The Siniperca chuatsi isolate FFG_IHB_CAS linkage group LG9, ASM2008510v1, whole genome shotgun sequence genome includes a region encoding these proteins:
- the gsdmeb gene encoding gasdermin Eb produces MFATATRNFVEEVDQGGLLIPVSSLNDTIALLTVVVKRKRFWLWQKPKYLPTDFDLNDILTGDTPIKPVVTETDFIKYNGTYGDNIQGTLDANLVLTVSLEGKDSSKLQSSFGSLKKEEVDVQKLLRDSKDRFLDMSHSLVQQTKEKHRQVFGIVKERIVTAQPCSVIEEVQQGGQCGGGLSFCGSKSPKISLKENGSLSKDSNVTMEIPIHTSIAYGLIELEIKHDGRYELCLMSDTTGGFEVDGPAWKGLLDVFGAPAYPFENSRLREELEQLSDHFQLLSALPVTTRSSLLQQITKVMEDRGAVSSLQNVLDQMCLDKPPALGDVTTTDSQKQNIQAILDLLEQSGQVESAQAGQSTPVLTALHLIISAMDEMTNDCLSVLGMCCSLTVLQALELLVQCVSGKGELPLSSAGLAALTEDVYQKTEHLFASSNVCLKRDRDTVKTEINHQPGNLPLFLCIAVRGLASLTHCV; encoded by the exons atgtttGCCACAGCTACCAGAAACTTTGTGGAGGAGGTGGATCAGGGAGGTTTGCTGATCCCAGTGTCCAGCCTGAATGACACTATTGCTCTTCTGACCGTGGTGGTGAAGCGCAAGCGTTTCTGGTTGTGGCAGAAGCCCAAGTATCTTCCCACTGATTTTGACCTCAATGATATACTAACAGGAGACACACCTATAAAGCCAG TTGTCACAGAGACAGACTTCATCAAATACAATGGGACATACGGTGACAACATTCAAGGAACCCTGGATGCAAATCTTGTCCTCACCGTGAGCCTGGAGGGTAAAGACTCTTCCAAACTCCAGTCATCCTTTGGCAGTttgaagaaagaggaagtggaTGTGCAGAAGCTGCTGCGAGACTCCAAGGATAG GTTCTTAGACATGTCCCATAGTCTGGTCCAGCAGACAAAGGAGAAGCACAGACAGGTGTTTGGGATTGTGAAGGAGCGTATTGTGACTGCTCAGCCCTGTTCGGTCATAGAGGAGGTGCAGCAGGGAGGACAGTGTGGAGGAGGACTGAGCTTCTGCGGGTCCAAGAGCCCAAAG ATTTCACTGAAGGAGAATGGGAGCTTGAGTAAAGACAGTAACGTTACCATGGAGATTCCCATCCATACTTCCATTGCCTATGGCCTTATTGAGCTAGAGATTAAACATGATGGACGCTATG AGCTGTGTCTGATGTCAGACACCACTGGAGGTTTTGAAGTAGATGGCCCTGCTTGGAAAGGACTGTTGGATGTCTTCGGCGCTCCTGCGTACCCTTTTGAAAATAGCCGACTTAGAGAAG AGCTGGAGCAACTGAGTGATCATTTCCAGCTGCTTTCAGCTCTTCCTGTCACCACAAGGTCCTCTCTGCTCCAGCAAATCACAAAAGTTATGGAGGACAGAGGGGCCGTCAGTTCACTTCAGAATGTG CTGGACCAGATGTGCCTGGATAAGCCACCTGCCCTGGGCGATGTTACAACAACAGACTCGCAAAAACAGAACATCCAAGCAATTCTGGACCTTTTGGAGCAGTCTGGTCAGGTGGAGTCAGCTCAGGCAGGCCAGTCCACACCAGTCCTCACAGCCCTTCACCTCATTATCAGTGCCATGGATG AGATGACAAATGATTGTCTTTCTGTCTTGGGAATGTGCTGCAGCCTCACAGTGTTACAGGCTCTGGAGCTACTG GTGCAGTGTGTATCGGGGAAGGGAGAGTTGCCTCTGAGCAGCGCAGGCCTAGCTGCACTGACAGAAGACGTCTATCAAAAGACTGAACATCTGTTTGCCTCCTCTAATGTGTGcctgaagagagacagggacaCGGTGAAGACTGAAATAAACCACCAGCCAGGAAACCTTCCTCTGTTCCTGTGTATTGCTGTTAGAGGTCTTGCCTCATTGACTCACTGTGTTTGA